One window of Caldisericum exile AZM16c01 genomic DNA carries:
- a CDS encoding efflux RND transporter periplasmic adaptor subunit — protein sequence MKKKLLVLGVVLALVVLSVGCASVSDSAKISSNPRTFTVSYMDLNSEVNLTGTVSYIDEENVYPKISGIVKNIFVSEGSLVKANDKILEIDSTQANLSYQNANASYQNAKISYELTLRSKADLENSVKQAENNLKSAEASYDVAKANYDSVFGSDKSTDQQRKQAKQQLVQAEVTLNNARILLDNAKRQLDNFTLKLEQVKIQLDQAEASFDVAKKSLNDYIIRSPIDGVVLTLNVSLNAPIQVGVPVAVVGNPRGFLITAYADEIDMPKLKVGQNVTVTFDALPGTALKGRVSFIGLKKVNIQGGSAYVVKIQVDESNPTVKSGMSANALIVTSSKKHVLAVPVSSIVTLADGRAFVDKVINGKVQRIEVKTGISSNAYVEIVSGLSAGDTVLLIPNTGSTTSNSPFGG from the coding sequence ATGAAAAAGAAACTTTTAGTTTTAGGAGTTGTGCTTGCATTGGTTGTTTTGTCGGTTGGGTGTGCAAGTGTATCAGACTCAGCCAAAATTAGTTCAAACCCGAGAACATTTACTGTATCTTACATGGACCTAAATTCCGAAGTGAATTTGACTGGCACAGTTTCCTATATTGATGAAGAAAATGTCTATCCAAAGATATCAGGGATTGTGAAAAATATCTTTGTAAGTGAAGGCTCTTTAGTGAAGGCAAATGACAAGATTCTTGAAATTGATTCAACGCAGGCAAATTTATCGTATCAAAATGCAAATGCAAGTTATCAAAACGCAAAAATATCGTATGAATTAACGTTGAGATCAAAGGCAGATCTTGAGAATAGCGTTAAGCAGGCAGAGAATAATCTCAAAAGTGCAGAGGCTTCTTATGATGTAGCAAAAGCAAACTATGATTCCGTCTTTGGGAGTGATAAATCAACCGACCAACAAAGGAAACAAGCAAAGCAACAATTAGTTCAGGCGGAGGTGACGCTTAATAATGCTCGAATTTTACTTGATAATGCAAAGAGGCAACTTGATAACTTTACTCTTAAATTAGAACAAGTAAAAATTCAACTCGATCAGGCAGAGGCCTCTTTTGATGTAGCAAAAAAATCACTTAACGATTATATTATAAGAAGCCCAATTGACGGAGTTGTCCTTACATTAAACGTATCTCTTAATGCGCCAATCCAAGTAGGCGTGCCTGTTGCGGTTGTTGGCAATCCCCGGGGATTTCTTATCACAGCCTACGCAGACGAAATTGATATGCCAAAGTTAAAGGTAGGCCAAAATGTGACCGTTACCTTTGATGCACTGCCGGGAACAGCCTTAAAGGGTCGTGTTTCATTTATTGGCCTTAAAAAGGTTAATATACAAGGCGGCTCTGCATATGTTGTAAAGATTCAAGTGGACGAATCAAATCCAACTGTAAAATCTGGAATGTCAGCAAATGCCCTTATTGTTACAAGTTCAAAAAAGCATGTTCTTGCAGTACCAGTTTCTTCGATTGTAACTCTTGCAGATGGGCGCGCCTTTGTGGACAAGGTTATAAATGGTAAGGTTCAAAGAATTGAAGTTAAAACGGGAATTTCTTCAAATGCATATGTTGAAATTGTAAGTGGATTAAGTGCTGGAGACACAGTTCTTCTTATTCCTAATACAGGTAGCACGACTTCGAATTCTCCTTTTGGAGGATAA
- a CDS encoding thiamine pyrophosphate-dependent enzyme, which yields MNLSTDRKIQWCPGCGNFGIYNALKSVLEKEIDEGHIKKEDIVLVSGIGCYGYITNYYHLNSFHTIHGRVPPLLTGIKLANPSLIPIGFVGDGDAFAEGMSHTIHVARRNSNVKLILHNNAVYGLTTGQFTPTSPKGFKSRSTPYGNPENPINPITLMLVSQATFVARGFSGDIKHLQYIFSEMMKHRGFAFVEVLQPCVTFNNTYQFYKERVYKLEETNYEPTEFGLALQKSLEWGEKIPTGIFYKKELPTYEDLVLRGEDIFYERSVPDLKDVINEFV from the coding sequence ATGAACCTTTCAACTGATAGAAAAATCCAGTGGTGTCCGGGGTGCGGAAACTTTGGCATATATAATGCGCTAAAAAGTGTTTTGGAGAAAGAGATTGATGAAGGTCATATTAAAAAGGAAGATATTGTACTTGTCTCAGGTATTGGGTGCTACGGGTATATAACAAACTATTATCACCTCAATTCCTTTCATACTATCCACGGGCGTGTGCCACCGCTTTTAACCGGTATTAAACTTGCAAACCCATCTTTAATACCAATTGGTTTTGTTGGCGATGGTGATGCATTCGCTGAAGGGATGTCTCACACGATCCACGTTGCAAGGAGAAATTCTAACGTAAAACTAATCCTTCACAATAATGCAGTTTATGGACTTACAACGGGGCAGTTTACCCCAACTTCTCCCAAGGGATTTAAAAGTAGATCTACCCCCTATGGAAATCCTGAAAACCCAATAAATCCTATAACACTTATGCTTGTATCACAGGCGACATTTGTTGCAAGGGGATTTTCAGGCGATATAAAGCATCTTCAATACATATTTTCTGAAATGATGAAACACAGAGGATTTGCTTTTGTTGAAGTCCTTCAGCCGTGTGTCACGTTTAATAATACTTACCAATTTTACAAGGAGCGGGTGTATAAATTGGAAGAAACTAATTACGAACCAACTGAATTTGGTTTAGCGCTTCAAAAGTCCCTTGAATGGGGTGAGAAAATTCCCACGGGTATTTTCTACAAGAAAGAACTTCCTACATATGAAGATTTAGTTTTGAGAGGCGAGGACATATTCTACGAAAGGAGCGTCCCAGATCTAAAGGATGTAATAAATGAATTCGTATAA
- a CDS encoding ABC transporter ATP-binding protein — translation MQYLIEARNLVKVYKLGEVEIEALRGVSLNVQEGELISVIGPSGSGKSTLMHILGCLDTPTSGEYLLEGVNVSKLSDYELSRVRNEKIGFVFQTFNLLSHLTVLENVLLPVQYNPNGDIKSATKRAYELLEKFGLKNRVRNRPTQLSGGEMQRVAIARALINNPKILFADEPTGNLDSKTGLEILKILKELHKEGMTEVIVTHDLNITRFTERIIKIKDGLIEGEEVNRVVYEVEEEGI, via the coding sequence ATGCAATATTTAATTGAAGCAAGAAACCTTGTAAAGGTTTACAAATTGGGAGAAGTTGAAATTGAAGCACTAAGAGGTGTTAGTTTAAACGTTCAAGAGGGAGAACTTATCTCAGTAATTGGGCCATCTGGCTCTGGAAAATCAACATTGATGCATATTTTAGGTTGTCTTGATACACCAACGAGTGGTGAGTATCTTCTTGAAGGAGTTAATGTATCCAAACTCAGCGACTATGAGTTATCTCGTGTTAGGAACGAAAAAATAGGGTTTGTGTTTCAAACATTTAACCTTCTTTCGCATCTTACAGTGCTTGAGAATGTCCTTTTGCCAGTGCAATACAACCCCAATGGAGATATTAAAAGTGCAACAAAAAGGGCATATGAACTTCTTGAAAAATTCGGATTAAAAAATAGAGTTAGGAATAGGCCCACTCAACTTTCTGGTGGAGAGATGCAAAGGGTTGCAATTGCAAGGGCATTAATAAACAATCCTAAAATTCTTTTTGCAGATGAACCAACAGGAAACCTTGATTCAAAAACTGGCCTTGAAATTTTGAAGATACTAAAAGAACTTCACAAGGAAGGCATGACGGAGGTAATAGTTACCCATGACCTTAATATCACAAGGTTCACAGAGAGGATTATAAAAATAAAGGATGGACTTATCGAGGGCGAGGAAGTTAATAGAGTTGTTTACGAAGTTGAGGAGGAAGGAATATGA